In Kutzneria kofuensis, the DNA window GGTGCACATCAGGGCCGGGTGCCGAACATGCCGGTGAACGTGGACCGCAGCACGGGCTGCCCGTCGCGGTCGGCCTGCGCGCGGATCTCCACCAGTCCCAGGTTCGGCCGGCTGCGCGACAGCCGCGCGGACAGCACCTCCAGCGAGAACTCCAGCTTGTCGCCGGGGAAGACCGGCGCCGGCCAGAGCAGGTCCTTCCCGCCGGGCGAGCCCTGCGAGGTGGAGTCGGCCAGCACGTGGTCCACGTACGCGCGCATCCACAGGCCCATGGTGAACCAGCCGGACGCGCACAGGCCGCCGAGCACGGAGTTCTTGCCGGCCTCCTCGTCGAGGTGGAACGGCTGCGGGTCGAACCGCGCGGCGAAGGCGAGCATCTCGTCCCGGTCGACGACGGTGCTGCCGAGGTCGAGCACGCGGCCGGCCGGAAGGTCCTCGAAGGCGATCACGGCTCATTCCTACCCGATCGAGTGGAACCGAACGCGCCGAACGGGCGTCCGACTGTCTGACGTGCTCACCAGCGTGGAGGGAACGGCGTGCCAGTTGACCACCAGGCCGAGATCGACCAGCTGATGGCCGACTACCGGCGGAGTCGCGAGCAGTTGGTCGCGGTGCAGCGCGGCATGGCCGCGATTCGCGAGACCGTGACCAGCCACGACGACCTGGTGACGGTGACCGTCGGGCCCAGAGGCACGCTCGTCGACCTGGTCATCGACGACCGCGCCTACCAGCGGCTGCGGCCGGCCGAGCTGGCGGAGCTGATCGTGCGCACCACAGATGTCGCGGTCGCGGGGGCGACCAAGCGCATGCACGACCAGCTGGCGCCCGTGCTGCCGGCCGGCGCCGATCCGGAGTCCGTGCTGTCCGGACGGGCCGATGTGAGCGAGACGGAGATCGAACCGGAACAGCCGGCGGGCCGGCACGTGCGAAAGTCCCGTGAGGACGACAGCTTCGAGAACCGCAACTGGGTCGTCGACGGGAGGCACGCGTGAACACCGGCGGTTTCAGCACCGACGTCGACCGGGTACTGGACCGGGCGGGGCAGCTCGACAGCCTGTCCGACACCGCGCAGTCGATCTTCACCGAGCTGTCCGACGCGCTGGCCGAGGCCGGCGAGTGCTGGGGGACCGACCAGGTCGGACAGAGCTTCGCCACCGGCTACACCGACGCCGCCGAAGCGACGTTCGCGCTGGTCAAGGCGCTGCCCGGGCAGCTGGCGGACGTCGGCGGCCGGCTGGCCGAGCACGCGCACATCCACCGGTCGGTCGACCAGGCCATCGCCACCGGACGTTCGGACTGAGGGGAACGCAACCAGTCATGGGGATCACCCTGCCGGCCGACCTGGCCGAGATCGCCGGGCAGGTCGGCGTGCAGTGGCCGCAGGCCGACGAGACGGCGATGCACAACGCCGCCCTCGCCTGGCGCACCGCCGCCGCCAAGCTGACCACGCTGGCCAAGGACGCCGACCGGTCCGCCAGCGACGCGCTCGGCGCGATGAGCGGCAAGGCCGCCGACGCCGCCGACGACTTCTGGGGCAAGTTCGTGCACGGCGAGAACGCCAAGTTCACGCAGGCCGTGAAGGGCTGCCTGGCCGCCGCCGACCGGCTCGAGCAGGCCGCGCAGAAGATCGGCGCGGCGAAGGTGGAGATCGTCCGCAAGCTGACGGCCGTGTCGCAGCACGCCGGGGCCGCCAACGCCACGCCCGGCGATCTGCCCAAGGCCGGCCTGAACACCCTTCTGTCCGGGGCCGGCGCGGACATCAACGGCATCCTCGGCGATCTCACCACCGCCGTGAACCCCGCGGTGCTGACCGCGCCCGCGGTTTCCGCCGACACGCCGGCCGCCTTCGACAAGACCAGCCAGGCTGTCGGACCGGACGGCGGTTTGCTCGGGCTTTCCACCGGTCTGCCGGACGTCGACGCCATGACGACCGGCGCGACGACCGACCCGTCGCAGGTGCGGTACGACCCGGCGACAGGTCAATATGTCGACAAAACCACGGGCAATGTGATCGACCCGAAGACCGGGTTGCCGACGCTTCCGGGCTCCGCCGACGACGCGCCGACCGGGCAGTTTCCCATCGACGGCACTCATCCCGGCGCCGCTGGGTCGCACGCGGCTCCGCCGCCGGACAACTCCGCCGAGCCGACCGGCCCGGTGCCGCGGCAGGTCGTGGATGCCGCCACGCCGCCGAGCTACGGGCATCAGGGCGGCGGTGGCTACACGCCGCCGCCGTACTCCGATCCCACGCCGACCGGGCCGGTGCATGTCGCGCCGCCGCACGTGCCGCAGTCGACCACCGTGCAGTCGGCCGCGCCCGTGTACACACCGCCGCCTCCGCCGCCGCAGGCTCCCGTCTACCAGCCGCCCAGCAGCGGCGGTGGTAATTACTGGACGCCTCCGACCGTGGACAGCCCGGCGCCGATCAGCTCGGGGCCCGCGCAGGGGATGCCGGGGATGCCCGGGCCGCGCGCGCCGATGCCGCCGGCGTTCGGGCAGCCGGGACTGCCGGGTGCTCCGGGGCAGCCGGGGATGATCCAGCCCGGCGTCGGGGGCGGTCCCGTGGCCGGTGGTCCGGCTGCTGGCGGTGCCGTTGTCGGTGGGCCTGCTGCCGGCGGTCCGGTTGCCGGTGGTCCGGTTGCCGGTGGTCCGGGCGCCGGGCCTGGTGCTGCCGCCGGCGGTGTTGTCGCTGGTGGCGCCGGTCAACCCGGTGCCGGTCAGCCCTACGCACAGCAGCCTGGGGGCGGAGCGCAGGGCGCCGGTGCCGCCGCGATCGTGAACACCACACGGCGGCCCGGCGATGTCGCCGGCGTCTACATCGACGACCATCGGGCCGTCGCGCCCGTGGTCAAACCGGTGGTGAAGAAGCCGACCGTCGCGCCCGGGCTGTTCATGGTCTACATGTTCCCCATCGGCCACATGCCGACGCCGAGCTCGCGGCCCGCGCGCCAGCTGCCGCCGCCGCCCGCCGAGGTCGACTACGCCGCCGGCCTGCGGTTCCCGCCGCACGACCATCCCGAGTCGGGGCTCATCCAGTCCCTCGGCGCCACGCACGCCGACGTGCCCGAACCCCGTGACGGCCAGGAACTCGCCGAGGGCTACGACCCGCTCGGCGGCGAGAACGAGCGCGACTGGGACCGCCGGTTCCTCGTCCGCGCCGGCACCGAGGAGCGTCGCGCCGAGTACGCGTGGCCGCCCGGCGAGCTGTTCCCCGAGGGCGGCTGCGACGCCGGCGAGGCCGTCGTGCTCGAACCCGGCGCCGTCATCGACCGCTTCGGCACGCCCGAGGGCCGCGTGTTCAGCGCCGACGCCACCCCGTTCACGCAGCGCTCGCTGCCGCCCGAGCACCTCGACGCCGGCTACCACCGGTACCGGGTGCTCGCCCCGCTGCCCATGTGGCAGACCATCAGTGCCGCCTGGTTCGGCCAGACCGGCGGCGGTGTCCGCTACCGGTCCGTCTACCCCGCCGCCGACCTCGTCGCGCTGGGCTTTCTGGAGGCTGTCGCATGAACGTCGAGTCGATCACCACGTGGCTCGAGACCGTCGGGGTGCCCGCCGAGGTGGTGTCCGTCGGCACCGAGGCCGACAACGCCTGGTGCCTGCTCCGCGAGGAGCCCCTCGGCGAGGACGGCGCCGTCACGTGGGAGGTCTTCTGGCGCGAGCAGGGCAACCGCTACGACTGGGCCCGCTTCACCAACGAGCAGGTCGCCTGCCACTACCTGTTCGGCCGCCTGACCTGGGCCCAGGTGGCACGCGGCGCGGTCGGCCTGCTCCCGGTCGTGCCCGAGCCACCCGCCGCACCCGTTGCGGCGCCGGCGGCACCCGCGCCGGAGGCTCCCGCGCAGGTACCGCCGGCGTGACCTAACGCGCCAGCAGGCGCAGGGCCTCGTCGTGCAGCTTGCCGTTGGTGCTCAGCGCCGAGCCGGCGGCGTAGTCCGGCTTGCCGGTCAGGTCGGTGAAACGGCCGCCGGCCTCGGTCACCAGGATCTGCGCGAACGCCACGTCCCACGGGTTGACGATCGCCTCGGCGGCGACGTCCATGACACCCTCGGCGATCAGGCAGTGCGACCAGAAGTCGCCGAACGCCCGGCTCTCCCAGCACGCGTCCACGAGCCGCAGGTACGCCTCGCGCGAGTGGTACTCCGTCCACGAGCCGAGGTCCGTGGTCGTCAGGTAGGCGTCCTCGAGGGCCGACACGCCCGAGACGGAAATCTTTCGCGGCTCGGCCAGCGGGTCGGACGTCCACGCGCCCTCGCCCGCGGCGGCCCACCAGCGACGGCTCAGCGCTGGCGCACTGCACAGGCCGACCTGCGGCTGGCCGTCGACGACCAGCGCGATCAGCGTGCCCCAGACCGGGACGCCGCGCAGGAAGTTCTTGGTGCCGTCGATCGGGTCCAGCACCCACGTTCGCCCTGGTCCGGCGCTGCCACCGCGCTCCTCGCCCAGGATCGCGTCGTCCGGGCGCTCGGCGGCGAGGACCTCGCGCACGGCGTCCTCGACGGCGACATCCGCGTCGGTGACCGGCGTTCGGTCCGGTTTGCGCTCCACCCGCAGGTCGCGGGCCCGGAACCGGGACAGTGTTATCGCATCGGCCGCGTCCGCCAATCGCAACGCCAGCGCCAAGTCAGCACCAAAGGTTGACACGGGTTGGATGTTGTCACGCCTACCCTGATTGACGTGAGCGTGGTACTGCTGGCCGAGGACGACCCGGCGATCGCCGATCCGCTGTCGCGTGCACTGCACCGCGAGGGCTACGCCGTGCATGTCGTGGGCGACGGCCCGGCCGCGCTGGACGCGGCCACCGCGGGCGGCGTCGACCTGCTCGTGCTGGACCTGGGCCTGCCCGGCATGGACGGGCTGGAGGTCTGCCGGAGACTGCGGGCCGGCGGGCGCAGCGTGCCGGTGCTGATGCTGACCGCCCGGGCCGACGAGGTCGACTTCGTGGTCGGCCTGGACGCCGGCGCGGACGACTACGTGGCCAAGCCGTTCCGGCTGGCCGAGCTGCTGGCCCGGATCCGGGCGCTGCTGCGCCGCCGCGCGCCCGGCACCGTCGAGGTCAACGGCGTGCGGATGGACCTCGCCGCGCGCCGCGTCACCGTCGACGGGCGTGAGCTCCAGCTGGCCAACAAGGAGTTCGAGCTGCTGCGCGTGCTCATGCAGCACGCCGGCCAGGTCGTGACCAGGGAGGACATCCTCTCCGACGTGTGGAGCGGCCCCGAGCTGAAGAGCAGCAAGACACTCGACATGCACATGTCGTGGCTGCGCCGCAAGCTCGGCGACGGCTCGCCCAAGGCGGCCGAGCGCCGAATCGCGACCGTGCGCGGGGTCGGGTTCCGCTTCAACTCCGAGTAACCGGATGCGCAAGAAGATCCTGCAGGCGATCCTGCTCGCGGTCGCCGTCACCGGGCTCGCGCTCGGCGGGCCGCTGGTGTACACGACCGTGCTGCTCGTCGAGGGCAACGCCCGGGCCCAACTGCAGGAGAACGCCGCCC includes these proteins:
- a CDS encoding MaoC family dehydratase, with product MIAFEDLPAGRVLDLGSTVVDRDEMLAFAARFDPQPFHLDEEAGKNSVLGGLCASGWFTMGLWMRAYVDHVLADSTSQGSPGGKDLLWPAPVFPGDKLEFSLEVLSARLSRSRPNLGLVEIRAQADRDGQPVLRSTFTGMFGTRP
- a CDS encoding YbaB/EbfC family nucleoid-associated protein — encoded protein: MPVDHQAEIDQLMADYRRSREQLVAVQRGMAAIRETVTSHDDLVTVTVGPRGTLVDLVIDDRAYQRLRPAELAELIVRTTDVAVAGATKRMHDQLAPVLPAGADPESVLSGRADVSETEIEPEQPAGRHVRKSREDDSFENRNWVVDGRHA
- a CDS encoding response regulator transcription factor, with protein sequence MSVVLLAEDDPAIADPLSRALHREGYAVHVVGDGPAALDAATAGGVDLLVLDLGLPGMDGLEVCRRLRAGGRSVPVLMLTARADEVDFVVGLDAGADDYVAKPFRLAELLARIRALLRRRAPGTVEVNGVRMDLAARRVTVDGRELQLANKEFELLRVLMQHAGQVVTREDILSDVWSGPELKSSKTLDMHMSWLRRKLGDGSPKAAERRIATVRGVGFRFNSE
- the hisN gene encoding histidinol-phosphatase; protein product: MSTFGADLALALRLADAADAITLSRFRARDLRVERKPDRTPVTDADVAVEDAVREVLAAERPDDAILGEERGGSAGPGRTWVLDPIDGTKNFLRGVPVWGTLIALVVDGQPQVGLCSAPALSRRWWAAAGEGAWTSDPLAEPRKISVSGVSALEDAYLTTTDLGSWTEYHSREAYLRLVDACWESRAFGDFWSHCLIAEGVMDVAAEAIVNPWDVAFAQILVTEAGGRFTDLTGKPDYAAGSALSTNGKLHDEALRLLAR
- a CDS encoding glycohydrolase toxin TNT-related protein (This protein contains a domain related to Tuberculosis Necrotizing Toxin, which is the C-terminal effector domain of outer membrane channel protein CpnT, and which has a lethal NAD+-glycohydrolase activity.), with protein sequence MGITLPADLAEIAGQVGVQWPQADETAMHNAALAWRTAAAKLTTLAKDADRSASDALGAMSGKAADAADDFWGKFVHGENAKFTQAVKGCLAAADRLEQAAQKIGAAKVEIVRKLTAVSQHAGAANATPGDLPKAGLNTLLSGAGADINGILGDLTTAVNPAVLTAPAVSADTPAAFDKTSQAVGPDGGLLGLSTGLPDVDAMTTGATTDPSQVRYDPATGQYVDKTTGNVIDPKTGLPTLPGSADDAPTGQFPIDGTHPGAAGSHAAPPPDNSAEPTGPVPRQVVDAATPPSYGHQGGGGYTPPPYSDPTPTGPVHVAPPHVPQSTTVQSAAPVYTPPPPPPQAPVYQPPSSGGGNYWTPPTVDSPAPISSGPAQGMPGMPGPRAPMPPAFGQPGLPGAPGQPGMIQPGVGGGPVAGGPAAGGAVVGGPAAGGPVAGGPVAGGPGAGPGAAAGGVVAGGAGQPGAGQPYAQQPGGGAQGAGAAAIVNTTRRPGDVAGVYIDDHRAVAPVVKPVVKKPTVAPGLFMVYMFPIGHMPTPSSRPARQLPPPPAEVDYAAGLRFPPHDHPESGLIQSLGATHADVPEPRDGQELAEGYDPLGGENERDWDRRFLVRAGTEERRAEYAWPPGELFPEGGCDAGEAVVLEPGAVIDRFGTPEGRVFSADATPFTQRSLPPEHLDAGYHRYRVLAPLPMWQTISAAWFGQTGGGVRYRSVYPAADLVALGFLEAVA